In the Muricauda sp. MAR_2010_75 genome, one interval contains:
- the nagB gene encoding glucosamine-6-phosphate deaminase translates to MQELVKNPAKPKVLDSETVKFEKINTHIYQDSDSASWYVANEIASLIKQKEEQGEKAVLGLATGSTPTKVYDYLVQFHKEGRLSFKNVVTFNLDEYFPMEPDSIHSYVRFMNEHLFDHIDIEPYNVHIPDGSLSKEDIKKYCLDYEEKIQNVGGIDIQVLGIGRTGHIGFNEPGSSLSSKTRLVRLDRVTRLDAASDFFGEENVPRRAVTMGVGTIMNARRIILMAWGEGKAPIIQQAVEGEIKESVPATFLQHHDNCDFVLDDAASSFLTRVKTPWLVTECEWDEKLIKTAAIWLSEKLGKAILKLTNEDYNEYGMGNLIAEVGSAEQINLSVFNQLQRTITGWPGGKPNADDSQRPERAQPHPKTSLIFSPHPDDDVISMGGTLLRLVDQGHNVHVAYQTSGNIAVFDDEVIRFLDFATDVQKENKELKKQFKQVREFLASKKPGEIDSAEVQNFKGLIRKGEALSACRYCGVSEENAHFLNLPFYETGAVRKKPISEEDVEITYKLLNEVKPHQIFAAGDLSDPHGTHRVCLDVIFRAIQRLLDEGSDWIRNCYVWLYRGAWQEWDIADMEMAVPIGPKDMARKINAIFKHQSQKDSAMFPGNDEREFWQRAEQRNKDTANRYNALGMAEYEAMEGFVRYRFDSK, encoded by the coding sequence ATGCAAGAATTGGTCAAAAATCCGGCAAAACCAAAAGTTTTGGATTCGGAAACCGTGAAGTTTGAAAAAATCAACACGCATATCTACCAAGATTCCGACAGCGCATCTTGGTATGTTGCCAACGAGATTGCAAGTCTTATCAAACAAAAAGAAGAACAGGGCGAAAAAGCGGTTCTTGGTTTGGCCACTGGCTCCACTCCCACCAAAGTTTATGATTACTTGGTCCAATTCCATAAAGAAGGAAGGTTGAGCTTCAAAAACGTGGTCACCTTTAATTTGGACGAGTACTTTCCCATGGAACCCGATTCCATCCATAGCTATGTGCGTTTCATGAACGAACACCTTTTTGACCACATCGATATTGAGCCTTACAACGTTCATATCCCTGATGGAAGTCTTTCCAAGGAAGACATCAAAAAATACTGTTTGGATTATGAGGAGAAAATCCAAAATGTCGGGGGCATCGATATACAGGTTCTCGGAATTGGTAGAACCGGACACATCGGATTCAACGAGCCTGGTTCCTCATTGAGCAGTAAGACCCGTTTGGTTCGTTTGGATAGAGTTACTCGATTGGATGCAGCCAGCGACTTTTTTGGAGAGGAAAACGTTCCCCGAAGAGCTGTCACCATGGGGGTCGGCACCATAATGAATGCCCGAAGGATTATTTTGATGGCCTGGGGAGAAGGAAAAGCCCCAATTATACAACAAGCCGTTGAAGGGGAAATAAAAGAGTCGGTACCTGCTACGTTCTTGCAACACCACGACAATTGCGACTTTGTTTTGGATGACGCAGCTTCTTCCTTTTTAACCCGCGTTAAGACACCATGGTTGGTCACAGAATGCGAATGGGATGAGAAACTTATAAAAACCGCTGCTATTTGGTTGTCCGAAAAATTGGGCAAAGCCATCCTAAAGTTGACCAATGAGGATTACAACGAATACGGGATGGGAAATTTAATAGCCGAGGTTGGTTCCGCAGAACAAATCAACCTCTCTGTATTTAATCAGTTACAACGAACCATAACTGGATGGCCAGGTGGAAAACCCAATGCAGATGACAGCCAACGTCCTGAAAGAGCACAACCCCATCCCAAAACATCCTTGATATTCAGTCCACACCCTGATGATGACGTAATTTCCATGGGCGGCACTTTATTGCGTTTGGTTGATCAAGGACATAATGTCCATGTAGCGTATCAAACTTCAGGAAACATTGCTGTTTTTGACGATGAAGTCATCCGTTTCTTGGATTTTGCCACCGATGTGCAAAAAGAAAACAAAGAACTTAAAAAACAATTCAAGCAGGTTCGGGAGTTTTTGGCTTCAAAAAAACCTGGCGAAATTGATAGTGCAGAAGTCCAAAACTTTAAAGGATTGATTCGAAAAGGTGAGGCACTTTCGGCATGCCGTTATTGCGGTGTTTCCGAAGAAAACGCACACTTTTTAAACCTGCCCTTCTATGAAACCGGGGCAGTTCGGAAGAAACCAATCTCAGAAGAAGATGTTGAAATTACCTATAAACTGCTCAACGAAGTCAAACCCCATCAAATCTTTGCTGCAGGCGACCTTTCTGACCCTCACGGCACCCACAGGGTTTGTCTAGATGTCATTTTCAGGGCAATCCAACGCTTGCTGGATGAAGGTTCAGACTGGATTCGGAATTGTTATGTATGGTTGTATCGAGGTGCATGGCAAGAATGGGATATTGCAGATATGGAAATGGCGGTGCCCATCGGGCCCAAGGATATGGCGCGAAAAATCAACGCCATCTTTAAACACCAATCCCAAAAAGACAGTGCCATGTTCCCTGGAAACGATGAGAGGGAGTTCTGGCAACGTGCCGAGCAACGAAACAAGGATACCGCAAACCGATACAATGCACTGGGCATGGCAGAATATGAGGCCATGGAAGGTTTTGTTCGCTATCGATTTGATTCCAAATAA
- a CDS encoding glycoside hydrolase family 10 protein, giving the protein MRTILFFSIFLIFLASCAVTKTPEKEFRGVWIATVANIDWPKNPNDSSEKKKKDFITILDFYQELNFNAAIVQVRTAGDAFYQTDLAPWSKYLSGKEGEAPQGLDDPLPWMIKETHKRGMEFHAWLNPYRATFDLDTMKLSRDHDFYQHPDRMVKYGKKYYYNPGLPKVREKFVKVVEELVVKYELDAIHFDDYFYPYKIEGEVFNDSLAFQTYGLPNQSLEDWRRSNVDSLVKNVYRTIKKNKPWVQFGISPFGVWKNKSTDPMGSDTRAGQTTFEDLYADPVLWVKEGWLDYLAPQAYWSMDYPPASHRAVGSWWSNATPSTNLYLGNGTYKIKNNSDKAWDKKNEIPKQLTFARDQKNINGNIFFSAKSLIGQHKKVVKTLKRKFYRFPAENPATPQRTSREIQLPGIESTQKQNETLNICISHTDSVPRFLNYYQLNADEKQLIGKEYLSESQNSGCFQLKLTKKQQRNEVGISISDAYGNESAVLPLNF; this is encoded by the coding sequence ATGCGTACCATTTTATTCTTTTCGATTTTCCTCATTTTTTTAGCATCCTGTGCGGTTACCAAAACTCCAGAAAAGGAGTTTCGGGGCGTATGGATTGCCACTGTGGCCAATATTGACTGGCCCAAAAATCCCAACGATTCTTCTGAAAAGAAAAAGAAGGATTTTATCACCATTCTGGATTTTTATCAAGAGTTGAATTTCAATGCGGCCATTGTTCAGGTGCGAACCGCGGGTGATGCCTTTTACCAAACTGATTTGGCGCCTTGGTCCAAATATCTTTCGGGAAAAGAAGGTGAAGCTCCCCAAGGTTTGGATGACCCTTTACCGTGGATGATTAAGGAAACCCATAAAAGAGGTATGGAATTCCATGCATGGCTCAATCCCTATCGTGCCACATTTGATTTGGATACCATGAAGCTTTCCCGAGACCACGATTTTTACCAGCATCCCGATAGGATGGTGAAATACGGCAAAAAATACTACTACAATCCCGGATTGCCCAAGGTTCGGGAAAAATTTGTCAAAGTCGTGGAGGAATTGGTTGTGAAGTATGAATTGGACGCCATTCATTTTGATGATTATTTCTATCCCTATAAAATAGAAGGTGAAGTCTTCAATGACTCCCTTGCATTTCAAACCTACGGTTTGCCCAATCAGTCTTTGGAAGATTGGCGGCGCAGCAACGTGGATTCTTTGGTGAAAAATGTCTACCGCACCATCAAGAAAAATAAGCCCTGGGTACAATTCGGTATTAGTCCGTTTGGAGTTTGGAAAAACAAAAGTACCGACCCCATGGGTTCTGATACCCGTGCGGGACAAACCACCTTTGAAGATTTGTACGCGGACCCTGTACTTTGGGTCAAAGAAGGCTGGTTGGACTATTTGGCACCACAAGCCTATTGGAGTATGGACTACCCACCCGCTTCCCACAGAGCTGTAGGTTCTTGGTGGTCCAACGCCACACCTAGCACCAATCTGTATCTTGGCAACGGTACCTACAAGATCAAAAACAACAGTGACAAAGCTTGGGATAAAAAGAATGAGATTCCAAAACAGTTGACCTTTGCCAGAGACCAAAAAAATATTAACGGTAACATCTTTTTTAGCGCCAAATCTTTGATTGGCCAGCACAAAAAAGTAGTAAAGACCCTAAAAAGGAAATTCTACCGGTTCCCAGCTGAAAATCCTGCAACACCACAAAGAACTTCAAGAGAAATCCAGCTTCCCGGTATTGAATCCACTCAAAAGCAAAATGAAACTTTGAATATCTGTATCTCGCATACCGATTCGGTACCCAGATTCCTGAATTACTATCAACTGAATGCCGACGAAAAACAACTCATAGGAAAGGAGTATCTTTCCGAAAGTCAAAATTCAGGCTGTTTTCAGCTTAAATTGACTAAAAAACAACAAAGAAACGAAGTGGGCATTTCTATTTCCGATGCATACGGTAATGAAAGTGCTGTACTACCGTTGAATTTTTAA
- a CDS encoding MFS transporter codes for MSVAPKDKNAWLWIPFLYFTQGIPYILVVTVSVIMYKRLGIGNAEIGLYTSWLYLPWVLKPLWSPIVDLNGTKRNWFLLMQLVISLAFLGIGLFVPSNSFFIITLAFFWMAAFASATNDIASDGYYMLGLTQKKQSFFIGVRSTFYRLAMVTGQGLLVIFAGFLENKYGDNTKAWSLTMISAAALMLVLTFANFFSAPKFENAKIEPTEKPEGFLQVFASFFKKNQIGIALLFILTYRLGESQLVKMTSPFLLDKLEVGGLAYSTEAVGTIYGTVGIIMLSLGGILGGILISRDGLKKWMLPMLLALNLPNALYAILAVTQTTSIFAVVGTVVLEQFGYGFGFTAFMMYLIFMAEGVSKTSHYAIATGFMALGMMLPGMVSGYIQEWLGYDGFFIWVVIAAIPAFLVLKFLKYPADYGKKTNESNA; via the coding sequence ATGAGTGTCGCACCAAAAGACAAAAATGCTTGGTTATGGATTCCATTCCTCTATTTCACCCAAGGGATTCCCTATATCTTGGTAGTGACCGTTTCCGTGATCATGTACAAGCGGCTCGGTATCGGAAATGCTGAAATAGGACTCTATACCAGTTGGCTTTACCTACCTTGGGTACTAAAACCCCTTTGGAGCCCCATTGTTGATTTGAACGGTACCAAAAGAAACTGGTTCTTGCTCATGCAACTCGTAATTTCTTTGGCGTTTCTGGGCATAGGCCTCTTTGTTCCTTCCAATTCATTCTTTATCATCACCTTGGCCTTCTTTTGGATGGCCGCCTTTGCATCGGCAACAAATGATATTGCCTCAGATGGCTACTACATGTTGGGGCTCACCCAAAAGAAACAGTCCTTTTTTATAGGTGTGCGAAGTACCTTTTACCGATTGGCCATGGTTACTGGACAAGGATTGTTGGTCATTTTTGCTGGCTTTTTGGAAAACAAATATGGGGACAACACCAAAGCATGGTCCCTGACGATGATAAGTGCCGCGGCTCTCATGTTGGTATTGACCTTTGCCAATTTTTTTAGCGCTCCTAAATTTGAAAACGCTAAAATTGAACCTACCGAGAAACCTGAAGGTTTTTTGCAAGTTTTTGCCTCATTCTTTAAGAAAAACCAAATAGGAATTGCTCTCCTGTTCATCCTCACCTATCGTTTAGGCGAATCGCAATTGGTGAAAATGACCTCTCCATTTCTATTGGACAAATTGGAGGTGGGCGGCTTGGCCTACTCCACCGAAGCTGTGGGAACCATATACGGAACGGTGGGCATAATCATGCTATCCCTTGGCGGAATACTTGGCGGCATCTTGATTTCGCGAGATGGATTAAAAAAGTGGATGTTGCCCATGCTCCTAGCGCTTAATCTGCCGAATGCCCTCTATGCGATTCTAGCGGTAACCCAAACCACTAGCATTTTCGCAGTGGTAGGGACCGTAGTATTGGAACAATTTGGGTATGGATTTGGATTCACTGCTTTTATGATGTACCTCATCTTCATGGCTGAAGGTGTTTCAAAAACCTCTCACTATGCCATTGCCACAGGGTTTATGGCCCTCGGCATGATGCTCCCCGGAATGGTCAGTGGATACATTCAGGAATGGTTGGGTTATGATGGTTTCTTTATCTGGGTGGTGATAGCTGCCATCCCAGCCTTTTTGGTACTCAAATTCTTAAAGTATCCCGCCGATTATGGCAAAAAGACGAATGAATCCAATGCCTAA
- a CDS encoding glycoside hydrolase family 3 protein produces the protein MPKKIVPYSIAQYELSLQEKVGQLFMLAAFINDTEEAIQEMERLIQKHHIGALCFFHSRASAATNFEGKKAVVHNENSYDRLKELIARYQNAAKHPLLIAMDAEWGLAMRIENTPQYPYAVTLGALQNNNELIFEVGQRIGLDCREVGIHWNLAPVVDINSNPENPVVGYRSFGDDKEQVYTKAEAYVKGMESTGTLNSIKHFPGHGDTATDSHLDLPVIDKSLEDLKDNELYPFQKLIEKGVDSVMVGHLSLPQLDAKEPSTTSSKIITGLLRNEMCYDGVIISDALNMHAVSKKYPEAGQLEAAAFAAGMDVLCFSENPVEGIKNILKDATEPRIEESFKRMWQLKEKVLLKQGVNVPEAKKPSELNKIIAQNVLTELFGNPEKVVEIKKATFLNLSFAPNKYNAFSKKLEEEFNQKSWELSSQLLEIKKELDKHQNVVLSIFPQTVKPKNQFGFDSGLLNFIRKLIAKKTVLVYLFGNPYVLDILKLQTDSNTVLVYQDFEEFQEEAASHFKGEIMVKGKLPIQLKTFWA, from the coding sequence ATGCCTAAAAAAATCGTTCCATATTCCATTGCACAGTACGAACTGAGCCTTCAAGAAAAAGTGGGGCAATTGTTCATGTTGGCCGCTTTCATCAATGACACTGAAGAGGCGATTCAAGAAATGGAGCGATTGATTCAGAAACATCATATTGGAGCACTCTGCTTTTTTCATAGTCGGGCCAGTGCGGCTACGAATTTTGAAGGCAAGAAAGCAGTTGTTCACAATGAAAACAGTTATGACCGGTTAAAAGAACTCATCGCACGTTATCAAAACGCCGCAAAACATCCACTTTTAATAGCCATGGATGCGGAATGGGGCCTTGCCATGCGTATTGAAAACACACCCCAATATCCCTATGCCGTTACGTTGGGAGCCCTCCAAAATAACAATGAACTCATTTTTGAGGTGGGGCAACGCATTGGTTTGGATTGCAGGGAAGTCGGCATCCATTGGAACCTTGCACCTGTGGTAGACATTAACAGTAATCCTGAAAATCCAGTGGTTGGCTATCGTTCCTTCGGGGATGACAAAGAACAGGTTTATACCAAGGCAGAAGCTTATGTAAAAGGCATGGAAAGCACAGGAACACTCAATTCTATCAAGCACTTTCCTGGACACGGGGATACGGCCACCGATTCCCATTTAGACCTTCCTGTCATTGATAAATCCCTAGAAGATTTAAAGGATAATGAACTCTATCCATTTCAAAAGTTGATTGAAAAAGGAGTTGATTCTGTGATGGTGGGACACCTATCCCTACCCCAGTTGGATGCAAAGGAACCTTCGACCACCTCGTCAAAAATTATTACGGGCTTACTTCGAAATGAAATGTGTTATGACGGTGTGATTATTTCCGATGCATTGAACATGCATGCTGTTTCCAAAAAATATCCAGAAGCGGGCCAATTGGAAGCTGCTGCTTTTGCCGCAGGAATGGATGTACTTTGTTTTAGTGAAAACCCTGTGGAGGGCATCAAAAACATACTAAAAGATGCAACGGAGCCTCGTATTGAAGAGAGTTTTAAAAGAATGTGGCAGCTTAAAGAAAAGGTGCTTTTAAAACAAGGAGTGAATGTTCCTGAAGCTAAAAAACCTAGCGAACTGAACAAAATCATTGCTCAGAACGTGCTGACCGAGCTTTTTGGCAATCCTGAAAAAGTAGTGGAAATCAAAAAAGCTACTTTTTTGAACCTTTCTTTTGCTCCCAACAAATACAATGCTTTTTCTAAAAAATTGGAAGAGGAATTCAATCAAAAATCTTGGGAACTGTCCTCACAATTGCTTGAAATAAAAAAGGAACTGGACAAACATCAAAATGTGGTCCTGTCAATTTTTCCACAAACAGTGAAGCCTAAAAATCAGTTTGGTTTTGATTCTGGGCTATTGAATTTCATTCGAAAATTGATAGCGAAGAAAACTGTTTTGGTTTATCTTTTTGGCAATCCGTATGTGTTGGATATTTTAAAACTGCAAACTGATTCCAACACGGTTTTGGTGTATCAGGATTTTGAAGAATTTCAGGAAGAGGCGGCGAGTCATTTTAAAGGAGAGATCATGGTTAAGGGAAAACTTCCCATTCAACTAAAAACTTTTTGGGCATGA
- a CDS encoding anhydro-N-acetylmuramic acid kinase translates to MNTVYKVLGLMSGTSLDGLDMAYCHLWEENGHWKFSIKHTKEVPYSDARREYLKNAIYLSEADHAQLHKDYGKWLGEQAKVFIEESGIEVDFIASHGHTSHHRPEDGITFQLGDGQLLANFSEKQVVCDFRTKDVDLGGQGAPLVPIGDRLLFHEYDFCLNLGGISNISFEKDGGRIAYDIGMANMPLNYITHKMGMDYDKNGALARSGKLDETLLKKLNNLDYYRLPYPKSTGYEWFTGKVVPLIVASESPEADLLHTFIHHNCEQIAAQVHKYANSSKSRLLITGGGALNLFFMDTLQEKLGSKVEVIIPNTTLVSYKEALVFALMGVLRLKGINNVLKSVTGARKDSCSGEVHFPENS, encoded by the coding sequence ATGAATACAGTTTATAAAGTCTTGGGATTGATGTCCGGTACCTCATTGGATGGGCTGGATATGGCCTATTGCCATCTGTGGGAAGAGAACGGTCATTGGAAATTTTCAATAAAGCATACCAAGGAGGTTCCCTATTCCGATGCTAGGCGGGAATACCTCAAGAATGCCATTTATTTATCCGAAGCAGACCATGCCCAACTCCATAAAGATTATGGCAAGTGGTTGGGCGAACAAGCCAAAGTTTTTATTGAGGAAAGTGGTATTGAGGTTGATTTTATTGCCAGTCATGGTCATACTTCGCATCATAGACCTGAGGATGGAATCACCTTCCAATTGGGTGATGGACAACTTTTGGCCAATTTTAGTGAGAAACAGGTAGTATGCGATTTCAGGACAAAAGATGTTGATTTGGGTGGACAAGGGGCGCCTTTGGTCCCGATTGGAGACCGCCTTTTGTTCCATGAATATGACTTTTGCCTGAATTTAGGGGGCATCAGCAATATTTCTTTTGAAAAAGATGGAGGGCGGATTGCCTATGATATTGGAATGGCCAACATGCCCTTGAATTACATTACCCACAAAATGGGAATGGATTATGATAAAAATGGAGCCTTGGCGCGAAGTGGAAAATTGGATGAAACCTTACTCAAAAAACTAAACAATCTGGACTACTACCGCCTACCCTACCCTAAATCCACAGGTTATGAATGGTTTACGGGAAAGGTCGTCCCTTTGATTGTAGCTTCCGAAAGTCCCGAAGCTGACCTTTTACACACTTTTATCCATCATAATTGTGAGCAAATAGCCGCACAAGTACACAAATACGCCAACTCATCTAAAAGCAGGTTACTGATCACAGGTGGCGGAGCCCTTAACCTGTTCTTCATGGATACCCTTCAAGAAAAACTAGGGTCAAAAGTCGAGGTAATCATTCCCAATACCACCTTGGTTTCTTATAAAGAAGCCCTGGTTTTTGCCTTGATGGGTGTGCTGCGGCTAAAAGGTATCAACAATGTACTAAAATCCGTAACCGGGGCTCGTAAAGATTCATGCAGTGGTGAAGTTCACTTTCCCGAAAATTCTTAG
- a CDS encoding multidrug effflux MFS transporter yields the protein MQKENQKPNFEFIALMAALMSIVALAIDAILPAISNIGVAINSLDSTDNQMLVTMIFLGLGLGQLFFGPLSDCYGRKPIVYAGFGLFLIGSVICLFAPSLVVMIVGRILQGIGLSAPRTMAISIIRDTYVGDYMAKVMSFVVAFFILVPVVAPAIGKVILDAFGWQAIFYTQLIFALIVAVWFWKRQPETLHPEYKIPFSSHVFIDGLKEFMKYRETVAFTIISGLVTGAFLVYLSSAQHIFEDIYSLKDVFPYIFAGLAVSIGLSTFLNGTLVMRFGMRKLSWMATLAFTIIGLMYSIFFLNSPNPSIFVLVPFLSAQFFCLGFMWGNFRSIAMEPIGHIAGIGAAINGCVSTIVAIPIATFIGEFVEHSVWPLFVGLGICGLLSLIIFMMVKRPKRLVTA from the coding sequence ATGCAAAAAGAAAATCAGAAACCCAACTTCGAATTTATTGCACTTATGGCCGCTTTGATGTCTATCGTAGCATTGGCCATTGATGCCATTTTACCTGCGATTTCCAATATCGGCGTGGCCATAAACAGTTTGGATTCCACGGATAATCAGATGCTCGTCACCATGATTTTCTTGGGGCTCGGTCTGGGACAGTTGTTTTTTGGCCCACTTTCCGATTGCTATGGACGAAAACCCATTGTTTACGCAGGTTTTGGACTGTTTTTGATAGGAAGTGTAATCTGCTTATTTGCTCCATCATTGGTTGTAATGATTGTTGGAAGAATCTTGCAGGGAATTGGGCTTTCTGCTCCTAGGACCATGGCAATTTCCATTATTCGTGATACGTATGTTGGCGATTACATGGCCAAAGTGATGTCCTTCGTAGTGGCGTTCTTTATCCTGGTTCCGGTGGTGGCCCCCGCTATAGGGAAAGTCATTTTAGATGCTTTTGGATGGCAGGCCATTTTTTATACGCAACTCATTTTTGCATTGATTGTTGCGGTTTGGTTTTGGAAAAGACAACCTGAAACCCTACATCCCGAATATAAAATTCCTTTTTCAAGTCACGTGTTCATAGATGGACTAAAGGAATTTATGAAGTACAGGGAAACGGTAGCTTTCACTATAATTTCTGGTCTGGTGACCGGCGCTTTTTTGGTGTATCTTAGTTCGGCCCAGCATATTTTTGAAGATATCTATAGTTTGAAAGACGTCTTCCCATACATTTTTGCGGGATTAGCTGTTTCCATTGGTCTGTCCACATTCTTAAATGGTACTTTGGTCATGCGTTTTGGTATGCGAAAGTTATCCTGGATGGCTACTTTGGCCTTTACCATCATAGGTTTGATGTATAGCATTTTCTTTCTGAATTCTCCAAACCCTAGCATTTTTGTATTGGTGCCATTCTTATCGGCGCAGTTCTTTTGCTTGGGCTTTATGTGGGGGAATTTCCGTTCCATAGCCATGGAACCCATCGGTCATATTGCGGGAATTGGAGCGGCCATTAACGGATGTGTTTCAACCATAGTGGCTATTCCTATTGCCACCTTTATCGGCGAGTTTGTAGAACACAGCGTGTGGCCTCTTTTTGTAGGGTTGGGTATTTGTGGCTTGCTTTCCCTCATCATTTTTATGATGGTAAAAAGGCCTAAACGACTGGTGACGGCCTAA